From Gimesia panareensis, the proteins below share one genomic window:
- a CDS encoding IS3 family transposase: MVLDQPRSTQRYQLCPRSDEPSLVKRMYELVRSRPRFGYRRIARLLQREGWQASFTRVYRLWRREGLKVPQKKRKRRRTGDSRNGCKQRPENVAPVG; the protein is encoded by the coding sequence GTGGTTCTTGATCAGCCCCGTTCCACTCAGCGTTACCAGTTGTGTCCTCGCAGTGATGAGCCGTCTCTGGTCAAGCGCATGTATGAGTTGGTGAGGTCACGGCCCCGGTTCGGCTATCGCCGGATCGCCAGGCTGCTGCAGCGGGAAGGCTGGCAGGCCAGTTTCACGCGTGTGTATCGTTTATGGCGTCGGGAAGGGCTGAAAGTGCCTCAAAAGAAGAGAAAACGTCGCAGGACCGGTGACTCCCGGAATGGTTGTAAACAGCGGCCAGAAAACGTAGCGCCTGTCGGGTAG
- a CDS encoding transposase, translating to MNKRRKRHNPEQIVRKLRDADAMLNAGKDLASMLQTLEVSESTYLRWRNQYGGMKSEEAKRLKQLEDENKRLKELVADLSLDNKMLKNISEGNW from the coding sequence ATGAACAAGCGAAGAAAACGTCACAACCCCGAGCAGATTGTCCGCAAGTTGCGTGATGCGGATGCGATGCTGAATGCCGGTAAAGATCTGGCATCCATGCTGCAGACCCTGGAAGTCAGTGAATCGACTTACCTGCGCTGGCGGAATCAATACGGCGGCATGAAATCGGAAGAAGCCAAGCGTCTCAAACAACTGGAAGACGAGAACAAGCGACTAAAAGAACTGGTCGCCGATCTGTCTCTGGACAACAAGATGCTGAAAAATATCTCGGAGGGAAACTGGTAA